Below is a genomic region from Paraburkholderia phenazinium.
TCCTCGACGTGGGCGGTGGCGCCACGACCGAGAAGGTCACGGAAGCGTTCAAGATCATGCTGAAGAACCCGAATCTGACGGCCATTCTGGTCAATATTTTCGGTGGCATCATGCGCTGCGACGTGATCGCGGAAGGCGTGATTGCAGCTTCGAAGGCTGTCTCGCTGAAGGTGCCGCTCGTGGTCCGCATGAAGGGCACGAACGAAGACCTGGGCAAGAAGATGCTGGCTGAATCCGGCCTGCCGATCATTGCGGCAGACAGCATGGAAGAAGCGGCTCAGAAGGTCGTCGCGGCCGCTGCGGGCAAGGCGTAAGCCTGCCGGGCGTTTACCAGGATTAGCCAGATTACGAATGGCGGCGCGCACGGCGACGCGGGCGGAGAACATTCCGCCGCGCAGTCGGCCAGAGCGCCCGCCAAACGAACAGAGGTCAATACATGTCGATTCTGATCAATAAAGACACGAAGGTCATCACGCAGGGCATCACCGGCAAGACCGGTCAGTTCCACACGCGTGCCTGCCGTGAATATGCAAACGGCCGCGAAGCGTATGTCGCGGGCGTGAACCCGAAGAAGGCCGGCGAAGATTTCGAAGGCATTCCTATCTACGCAAGCGTGAAGGAAGCGAAGGCTGAAACGGGCGCAACCGTCTCGGTCATCTACGTTCCGCCCGCAGGCGCAGCGGCAGCGATCTGGGAAGCCGTCGAGGCGGATCTGGATCTCGCAATCTGTATCACGGAAGGCATTCCTGTCCGTGACATGATCGAGCTCAAGGCACGCATGCGCGCAAAGAACAGCAAGACGCTGCTGCTCGGACCGAACTGCCCGGGCACGATCACGCCGGACGAACTGAAGATCGGCATCATGCCGGGTCACATCCACCGCAAGGGCCGCATCGGCGTCGTGTCGCGTTCGGGCACGCTGACGTATGAAGCAGTCGGCCAGTTGACGGCAATCGGCCTCGGCCAATCGTCGGCAGTCGGTATTGGCGGCGACCCGATCAACGGTCTGAAGCACATCGACGTCATGAAGATGTTCAACGACGATCCGGAAACGGACGCCGTCATCATGATCGGCGAAATCGGTGGTCCGGACGAAGCGAATGCGGCTGAGTGGATCAAGGGCAACATGAAGAAGCCGGTGGTTGGCTTCATCGCTGGTGTCACGGCTCCGGCCGGCAAGCGCATGGGTCACGCAGGCGCGCTGATCTCAGGCGGTGCGGATACGGCTGAAGC
It encodes:
- the sucD gene encoding succinate--CoA ligase subunit alpha yields the protein MSILINKDTKVITQGITGKTGQFHTRACREYANGREAYVAGVNPKKAGEDFEGIPIYASVKEAKAETGATVSVIYVPPAGAAAAIWEAVEADLDLAICITEGIPVRDMIELKARMRAKNSKTLLLGPNCPGTITPDELKIGIMPGHIHRKGRIGVVSRSGTLTYEAVGQLTAIGLGQSSAVGIGGDPINGLKHIDVMKMFNDDPETDAVIMIGEIGGPDEANAAEWIKGNMKKPVVGFIAGVTAPAGKRMGHAGALISGGADTAEAKLEIMDACGIKVTKNPSEMARLLKAML